In Zunongwangia profunda SM-A87, the following proteins share a genomic window:
- a CDS encoding phosphatase PAP2 family protein: MEELIELDHKLFLYLNNLGSATWDWMWIAISNKWMAIPLYAFLLFLLFKKFGWKYSVITMIFIALLITCTDQMANVFKDFFMRPRPCRQEGVTQFARIVAERCGKYGFYSAHASSTFAVAIFLGSIFKKKIPGLIWYLLIWAAFVAYSRVYLGVHYPGDIIVGAIFGTLYGYLLYLLQQFTLNKLKLV; the protein is encoded by the coding sequence ATGGAAGAATTAATTGAATTAGATCACAAATTATTTCTTTATTTAAACAATCTTGGTTCTGCAACCTGGGATTGGATGTGGATTGCTATTAGTAATAAATGGATGGCGATCCCACTTTATGCTTTTCTGTTATTCCTTCTTTTTAAGAAATTTGGCTGGAAGTATAGTGTGATCACAATGATTTTTATTGCACTCTTAATCACCTGTACCGATCAAATGGCCAACGTATTTAAAGACTTTTTTATGCGTCCGCGTCCTTGCAGGCAGGAAGGCGTAACCCAATTTGCCAGGATCGTGGCAGAGCGCTGCGGTAAATATGGATTTTACTCGGCTCATGCTTCAAGTACGTTTGCTGTAGCAATTTTTTTAGGATCTATTTTTAAAAAGAAAATTCCTGGACTTATTTGGTATTTATTAATTTGGGCCGCTTTTGTAGCCTATAGTCGGGTTTATCTTGGCGTTCATTATCCCGGTGATATCATTGTAGGGGCCATTTTTGGGACATTATACGGGTATCTGCTTTATTTACTTCAACAGTTTACGCTTAATAAATTAAAATTGGTGTAG
- a CDS encoding MATE family efflux transporter encodes MQLSDYTKEFRKNLNIAYPVMLGQLGHVLVGLADNLMVGRLGAAPLAAVSLGNSLVFIALSLGIGFSFAITPLIAEADGSGDIEKGRSYFHHGIILCGINGILLFLLLLLAKPLLYYLDQPPEVVEYAMPYLEIVAFSMLPLMIFQAYKQFADGLSQTKYSMYATILANVVNVLFNYLLIYGIWVFPELGLEGAAIGTLISRFFMLWFVWEILRRKSKFKPYFVWSKKELFNIDIFKKILNLGLPTALQMLFEVAIFTATVFLAGLLGTNQQAANQIALNLASMTFMIAVGLGVTATIRVGNQKGLHHYKDLRRIAMSVFLLVFIIEAVFAVGFILLKDWLPTFYIDNAEVVLLSSQLLIVAALFQLSDGMQVVILGALRGLQDVKVPTAICFVAYWMIGFPVSWYFGKAENMGSMGIWMGLLAGLTASALMLYFRFNYLSHKLIANKPKEIKTETV; translated from the coding sequence TTGCAGCTTTCAGATTACACAAAAGAATTCAGGAAAAATCTAAACATAGCCTATCCGGTGATGTTAGGTCAATTGGGACATGTACTTGTTGGTCTCGCTGATAATCTAATGGTAGGACGATTAGGTGCTGCGCCCCTTGCCGCAGTTTCCTTAGGAAATAGTTTGGTGTTTATTGCACTTTCTTTAGGGATTGGATTTTCTTTTGCGATTACTCCGCTTATTGCTGAGGCCGATGGTTCTGGAGACATCGAAAAGGGAAGAAGTTATTTTCATCACGGGATTATTCTTTGTGGTATAAACGGTATACTTCTTTTTCTACTGCTATTACTGGCAAAACCACTTTTATATTATCTTGATCAACCTCCTGAAGTAGTAGAGTATGCTATGCCTTATCTTGAAATTGTAGCTTTTTCGATGCTCCCTTTAATGATATTTCAGGCCTATAAACAATTTGCCGATGGTTTATCTCAAACCAAATATTCAATGTATGCTACTATATTAGCTAATGTGGTTAACGTATTATTCAACTATTTATTAATTTACGGAATTTGGGTTTTTCCAGAGTTGGGTTTAGAAGGTGCAGCGATAGGAACATTGATTTCAAGGTTCTTTATGCTTTGGTTTGTGTGGGAAATTTTAAGACGAAAATCTAAATTTAAACCCTACTTCGTTTGGTCTAAAAAAGAATTATTCAATATAGATATTTTTAAGAAGATTTTAAATCTTGGTCTGCCAACTGCCTTACAGATGTTATTTGAAGTAGCTATTTTTACAGCGACCGTCTTCCTGGCAGGACTTTTAGGAACAAATCAGCAGGCAGCAAATCAAATTGCTTTAAATTTAGCCTCGATGACCTTTATGATCGCGGTAGGCCTTGGGGTTACTGCAACCATACGCGTTGGAAATCAAAAAGGATTACATCATTATAAAGATTTGAGACGAATTGCCATGTCGGTATTCCTACTTGTCTTTATTATTGAAGCTGTATTCGCAGTAGGTTTTATTTTGTTGAAAGACTGGTTGCCTACTTTTTATATAGACAATGCCGAAGTTGTACTTTTATCGTCACAATTATTAATTGTAGCGGCCTTATTTCAGTTAAGTGACGGAATGCAGGTAGTAATTCTGGGGGCCTTACGAGGTTTACAAGATGTAAAAGTCCCAACTGCGATTTGTTTTGTTGCGTACTGGATGATTGGTTTTCCGGTGTCCTGGTATTTTGGAAAAGCTGAAAATATGGGAAGTATGGGAATCTGGATGGGCTTACTGGCAGGATTAACGGCTTCTGCATTAATGTTGTATTTTAGATTCAATTATTTAAGCCATAAATTGATTGCAAATAAACCGAAAGAAATTAAAACCGAAACTGTTTAA
- a CDS encoding M20/M25/M40 family metallo-hydrolase: MKKILFPLLLLFLLPVFGQSSIESDSIKIREIYNIALTNGKSYDWLRHLSNSIGGRLSGSYNAQLAVDYTKKELDSLGLDKVWLQEVMVPKWTRGVREYAYIETIPGSATPVNICALGGSIATPEGGTKAEVIEVKGIEELSALGENKIKGKIVFFNRPMNATNIHTFKAYGGAVDQRANGAAEASKYGAVGVLVRSMNLSIDEYPHAGSMYYGDIAEDQKIPAAAISTKDAEYLSSVLKLQKDLKVYFKMNCETHPDVKSYNVIGEITGSQYPDEYIVVGGHLDSWDLGDGSHDDGAGCVQSMEVLRLFKEMGYKPKRSIRVVLFMNEENGLRGGLKYAEVAREKSEDHIFALESDSGGFTPRGFTFHADDVQLEKLQNWSRLFAPYYLHIFKEGEGGADIGPLKGDGTVLAGLQPDSQRYFDYHHAATDTFDKINKRELELGAASMTSLIYLVDKYGL, translated from the coding sequence ATGAAGAAAATCCTTTTCCCCCTCTTGCTACTTTTCTTATTGCCGGTTTTTGGGCAATCTTCGATAGAAAGTGATTCCATAAAAATCAGAGAAATTTATAACATTGCATTAACCAATGGTAAAAGCTATGATTGGTTAAGGCATTTATCCAATAGTATCGGTGGTCGCCTTTCTGGATCCTACAATGCGCAACTTGCGGTAGACTACACTAAAAAAGAGTTGGATAGTCTTGGCTTAGATAAGGTTTGGCTACAGGAAGTGATGGTGCCAAAATGGACCCGAGGGGTTCGTGAATACGCGTATATCGAAACGATTCCGGGAAGTGCTACACCTGTTAATATCTGCGCTTTGGGAGGTTCTATTGCTACCCCTGAAGGAGGAACCAAAGCTGAGGTTATCGAAGTGAAGGGCATTGAAGAACTTTCCGCACTTGGCGAAAATAAAATTAAAGGTAAAATTGTCTTTTTTAATCGACCAATGAATGCTACAAATATCCATACGTTTAAAGCTTACGGAGGCGCAGTAGATCAACGTGCTAATGGAGCTGCTGAAGCTTCAAAATATGGGGCCGTGGGTGTACTGGTTAGATCGATGAACCTTAGCATCGATGAATATCCACATGCCGGTAGTATGTATTACGGTGATATTGCTGAAGATCAAAAAATTCCGGCTGCGGCCATTAGTACTAAGGATGCTGAATATTTAAGCTCGGTTTTAAAGTTGCAAAAAGATCTTAAGGTCTATTTTAAAATGAATTGTGAAACCCATCCGGATGTAAAAAGCTATAATGTTATTGGAGAAATTACGGGAAGTCAGTATCCCGATGAATATATTGTTGTAGGAGGGCATTTAGATTCTTGGGATTTAGGAGATGGCTCTCACGATGATGGAGCGGGCTGTGTACAATCGATGGAAGTATTACGACTGTTTAAAGAGATGGGGTATAAGCCAAAAAGGAGTATACGCGTAGTCTTGTTTATGAATGAAGAAAATGGATTGCGAGGCGGATTAAAATACGCTGAGGTTGCCAGGGAAAAAAGCGAAGATCATATCTTTGCCTTAGAAAGCGATTCGGGTGGTTTTACACCACGGGGCTTTACGTTTCATGCTGATGATGTCCAACTTGAAAAACTACAAAACTGGTCTCGCTTATTTGCACCGTATTATTTACATATTTTTAAAGAAGGAGAAGGAGGTGCAGATATTGGTCCGCTTAAAGGTGATGGAACGGTTTTAGCGGGTTTACAACCAGATTCTCAACGTTATTTTGATTATCACCATGCTGCTACAGATACTTTCGATAAAATCAATAAAAGAGAACTCGAGTTAGGTGCAGCTAGCATGACATCTTTAATTTATCTGGTAGATAAATACGGTTTATAA